Proteins from a genomic interval of Caldicellulosiruptor diazotrophicus:
- the cas1b gene encoding type I-B CRISPR-associated endonuclease Cas1b — protein MQKSLYITSNGRLRRHENTLYFEMGDEKKAIDIENVEQIHIFGEVDLNTKALNYISQYGIVLHFYNYYGFYTGSFLPRKKNVSGDVVVRQALHYLDREKRIFLAYCFVESAVYHMMRNLRERKEAEDFLVAIENEWERGRFNISNITELMGLEGRIRNIYYQSFNQFLPEDFSMEKREKRPPTNPINALISFGNSLIYSHTLSQIYQTQLDPSISFLHEPSEKRFSLSLDISEIFKPLIVDTVIFKLLNNHQLKLEHFDEDLNYCYLNQEGKKIFLKEFQNKLETTVRHRQLNRNVSYKGFIRLECYKLIKHFIGDQVYSPLKAWW, from the coding sequence ATGCAAAAGAGTTTATATATTACTTCAAATGGGAGACTAAGAAGGCATGAGAACACACTTTATTTTGAAATGGGTGATGAAAAGAAAGCAATTGATATAGAAAATGTTGAGCAGATTCACATCTTTGGGGAGGTAGACTTAAACACTAAAGCTCTAAATTATATCTCTCAATATGGTATTGTTCTTCATTTTTATAACTACTATGGTTTTTATACTGGGAGTTTCTTGCCCCGTAAGAAAAATGTATCTGGAGATGTTGTTGTTCGGCAAGCGCTTCATTATCTTGATAGAGAAAAGAGAATCTTCTTGGCATACTGTTTTGTCGAATCAGCGGTTTATCACATGATGAGAAATTTAAGAGAAAGAAAAGAAGCTGAAGACTTTTTAGTTGCAATTGAAAATGAATGGGAAAGAGGCAGATTTAACATATCAAACATTACAGAGTTAATGGGGCTTGAGGGTAGAATTCGCAATATATATTATCAATCATTTAATCAGTTTCTTCCAGAAGATTTTTCAATGGAAAAAAGAGAAAAAAGACCACCTACAAATCCTATCAATGCTCTTATTTCGTTTGGAAATAGCTTGATTTACAGTCACACTTTGTCTCAAATTTATCAAACTCAACTTGACCCTAGTATAAGTTTTTTACATGAACCAAGTGAAAAGAGATTTTCCCTCAGCCTTGATATTTCTGAGATTTTTAAACCACTGATTGTTGATACTGTGATATTCAAGCTTCTTAATAACCATCAGTTAAAGCTTGAGCATTTTGATGAAGATTTAAATTATTGTTATTTAAATCAAGAAGGAAAGAAAATATTTTTAAAAGAATTTCAAAACAAACTTGAAACTACAGTTCGGCACAGACAATTAAACAGAAATGTTTCCTACAAGGGATTTATAAGACTTGAATGCTACAAGCTGATAAAACATTTTATAGGTGATCAGGTTTATTCACCGCTCAAAGCATGGTGGTAA
- the cas3 gene encoding CRISPR-associated helicase Cas3', with the protein MSEIWAKSVDEKNNNKIVTLAHHVSDVLKVFEFFKKKFSDNQFILNAVEIAIFFHDLGKVLPSFQIKTLGNIGYYPRDVVYEIPHSLFSVFWINIDKLKEKLNSEKYLNYIISAIAYHHWRDNFDEIISLENKQLKQVCEKVIYEWKEKLKENLVKEFEKLSGFDEYKELIDINMTWLKAILNHRLFVNLAVPPYKFDYHPLRGEVKKEWIFISGVLQRCDHFASWCEEEGAEEELENVEINAPEREYIIKAISSRIGDNAWQFKELEKCSAKNTILIAPTGYGKTEFAFLWSSGEKLFYTLPLRASVNNTFERAKNAFGCNKTGLLHSDAEVYLLDKNLDETGSIKLYELSKQLSYPVIVSTGDQFFPYALRPPGFERVFVSLSYSRIAIDEIQAYSPKACAIIVKFLEWIHKMGGKFLLMTATMPKFVIDYFKDVIPDFYENVNSINIYEKEKDAFSKLYKHKIKLNLIKTKNEQFEIPDEMVREILQKAKNNKRILVILNTVGFAQSVYDKLKNNANEQLKKRIFLIHSRYTLKDRENKEFDYINSEFKNPKTENVGKILVATQVVEASLDIDADVLYTEICPLDCLVQRMGRILRRYIYQNNEVVNKSNNEKFNLDKPFRAFEKEFQNEPNINVLVFNNENLQSGGQRVYTKELINLSLAWLWKVRDNQSNLGGLLDKTFQQEFADNGVEEFFRMEFADLILVQQNNKKKGKKGKGENKESVYNSLLFSHDWLAKLDQVEIELSEYDKYILVTLFYSTMKKDGRYLKDFYNTLIVLNSGLMSDKKSEAEEIFREICSVQIIPKNKFEEFKKDIQEFIKTIEQSGENKKMLFTQFKKDVLSKHIVMHFYLKDLEPVYNKLTTEIEIDNKWKRRLKHWLSGVYLSYNFVYDNEKGLIRAEKKESKKDSFII; encoded by the coding sequence ATTGCAATATTTTTTCATGATTTAGGGAAAGTGTTACCATCTTTTCAAATAAAAACTTTAGGTAATATTGGATATTATCCAAGGGATGTAGTTTATGAAATTCCACATTCTTTATTTTCTGTTTTTTGGATTAATATAGACAAACTAAAGGAAAAGCTAAATAGTGAAAAATATTTAAATTATATAATATCAGCAATTGCATATCATCATTGGAGAGATAATTTTGATGAAATAATCTCTTTAGAAAATAAGCAGTTAAAACAAGTTTGTGAAAAAGTAATCTACGAATGGAAAGAAAAATTAAAAGAAAATCTTGTTAAAGAGTTTGAGAAACTTTCTGGTTTTGATGAATATAAGGAATTAATCGATATCAATATGACGTGGCTGAAAGCTATTTTAAACCACAGACTTTTTGTAAATTTGGCAGTGCCTCCATACAAATTTGACTACCATCCACTCAGGGGTGAAGTCAAAAAAGAATGGATTTTTATATCGGGGGTTTTGCAACGCTGTGACCATTTTGCTTCGTGGTGCGAAGAAGAGGGAGCGGAAGAAGAGTTAGAAAATGTTGAAATTAATGCACCAGAAAGAGAATATATAATTAAAGCTATTTCAAGTAGAATTGGAGATAATGCTTGGCAATTTAAAGAATTAGAGAAGTGTTCAGCAAAAAACACTATATTAATAGCACCAACAGGTTATGGCAAAACAGAGTTTGCTTTTTTATGGTCATCAGGAGAAAAGCTTTTTTATACTTTACCACTAAGAGCCTCAGTGAATAACACTTTTGAAAGAGCTAAAAATGCATTTGGGTGTAACAAGACAGGTCTTTTACATTCAGACGCTGAGGTATATTTGTTAGACAAAAATTTAGATGAAACTGGCTCAATAAAGTTGTATGAACTTTCAAAACAACTGTCGTATCCTGTAATAGTCTCAACTGGAGACCAGTTTTTCCCATATGCATTGAGACCACCTGGATTTGAAAGGGTATTTGTTTCTCTTTCTTATTCACGAATTGCAATTGATGAGATACAGGCATATTCACCAAAAGCATGTGCTATAATTGTAAAATTTTTAGAATGGATACACAAAATGGGTGGGAAATTTCTTTTAATGACTGCTACTATGCCAAAGTTTGTAATAGATTATTTTAAAGATGTAATTCCTGACTTTTATGAGAATGTGAATTCTATAAATATTTATGAGAAAGAAAAAGATGCATTCAGTAAACTCTACAAACATAAGATAAAATTAAATTTAATTAAAACCAAGAATGAGCAATTTGAGATTCCTGATGAAATGGTTAGAGAAATTTTACAAAAAGCAAAAAATAACAAAAGAATACTTGTAATATTGAATACTGTGGGTTTTGCACAGAGTGTGTATGATAAATTGAAAAATAATGCAAATGAACAGTTGAAAAAAAGAATTTTTCTTATTCATTCCAGATATACGTTAAAAGATAGAGAAAATAAAGAATTTGATTATATAAACAGCGAGTTTAAGAATCCTAAAACCGAGAATGTTGGCAAAATACTTGTTGCAACCCAAGTAGTTGAGGCTTCTCTTGACATTGATGCTGATGTTTTGTATACAGAGATATGTCCTCTTGACTGCTTAGTTCAAAGAATGGGGAGAATTTTGAGAAGATATATTTATCAAAATAATGAAGTTGTCAATAAAAGCAACAATGAGAAATTCAATTTAGATAAACCTTTTAGAGCTTTTGAAAAAGAATTCCAAAATGAGCCGAATATAAACGTACTTGTATTTAATAACGAGAATTTACAATCAGGTGGGCAGAGAGTTTATACAAAGGAACTTATTAACCTTTCACTTGCTTGGTTGTGGAAAGTAAGGGATAATCAATCTAATTTGGGAGGATTGTTAGATAAAACTTTTCAACAAGAATTTGCCGATAATGGTGTTGAAGAGTTTTTCAGAATGGAGTTTGCAGACTTAATTCTTGTTCAACAAAATAATAAAAAGAAAGGTAAAAAGGGTAAAGGTGAGAATAAAGAAAGTGTCTATAATTCTCTTCTTTTCAGTCATGATTGGTTAGCAAAATTAGACCAGGTAGAAATTGAACTGTCAGAATATGATAAGTACATTTTGGTAACTTTATTTTACTCTACAATGAAAAAGGATGGCAGATATTTAAAGGATTTTTACAATACTCTTATTGTATTAAATAGTGGATTGATGTCGGATAAAAAATCTGAAGCAGAAGAGATTTTTAGAGAAATTTGTAGTGTACAAATTATTCCCAAGAATAAGTTTGAAGAATTTAAAAAGGATATTCAAGAATTTATAAAAACAATAGAACAGAGCGGAGAAAATAAAAAAATGCTTTTTACGCAATTTAAGAAGGATGTTTTGTCAAAACATATTGTTATGCATTTTTATTTAAAAGATTTGGAACCTGTTTATAATAAACTTACAACCGAAATTGAAATAGATAATAAGTGGAAAAGAAGACTCAAACATTGGCTTTCGGGTGTATATTTGAGCTATAATTTTGTTTACGATAATGAAAAAGGTTTAATAAGGGCTGAAAAAAAGGAGAGTAAAAAAGATAGTTTTATTATTTAA
- the cas4 gene encoding CRISPR-associated protein Cas4, producing the protein MGNSQEFQDLKFQAIKINYFYVCKRKLWLFSKNITFENKSEKVLLGRLLHEYSYPKENSKEILIDNLITIDIMSDGSIREVKYSSKMKEADTMQVMYYLYYLKQKGIQKQGIINYPKEKRKEVLKLTPEYEEKVKQALKEIEEITTKSIPPPAQKQKICRLCAYFEFCWG; encoded by the coding sequence ATGGGAAATTCTCAAGAGTTTCAAGACCTAAAGTTCCAGGCTATAAAAATTAACTATTTTTATGTCTGTAAAAGAAAACTATGGCTTTTTAGTAAAAATATTACATTTGAAAACAAATCTGAAAAAGTTTTATTAGGACGGCTTTTACATGAATACTCATATCCAAAAGAAAATAGTAAGGAAATTTTGATTGATAATCTAATAACAATTGACATAATGTCAGACGGCAGTATCAGAGAAGTAAAATATAGCAGTAAAATGAAAGAAGCTGATACAATGCAGGTTATGTACTACCTTTACTATCTCAAACAAAAGGGAATTCAAAAACAAGGAATAATCAATTATCCGAAAGAGAAAAGAAAAGAGGTGCTGAAACTTACCCCAGAGTATGAAGAAAAAGTAAAGCAAGCATTAAAAGAGATAGAAGAGATTACAACAAAGTCTATTCCGCCACCTGCGCAAAAACAAAAAATTTGCAGGTTGTGCGCATACTTTGAGTTTTGCTGGGGGTAA
- a CDS encoding IS256 family transposase yields the protein MNKNEIIETAKNMAVEQVLNMYCSKDDPNRPALKQLLENLLDCFMLSERSVYLAKNDNDKGNGFYDRKLATPVGSLEISVPRTRTGNFRPSILPDRYKRVDSSYTDLLMSLVVNGYSESSLVQTLKALNLPYSENEILKIKEDLKNELQLFKQRELPTSAFALIIDGYHCEVKDNSKVKQATCYVVLGIDLEGKKDIFGVYTFFGKENKADWMKVFEDLITRGLKEILIVISDDFPGIIDAVKLAYPLADHQLCFVHLQRNVRKHMTKEDASAFNKSLDRLRISSSDFDEAVLKFKELCDGYLSKYPRFIKAISEKAEFYLAHMKYPEELRKHIYTTNAVESVNSMIEKIRVNSGGYFQSVEVLEINIYLQRENLRRTKWKNGVPSIRKCINNITQLYNLRYKLETQNS from the coding sequence ATGAATAAAAACGAAATTATTGAGACTGCTAAAAACATGGCTGTAGAGCAAGTATTAAATATGTATTGCTCCAAAGATGATCCTAACCGCCCAGCTCTAAAGCAACTCTTAGAAAACTTGCTCGATTGCTTTATGTTATCGGAAAGATCAGTGTACCTTGCTAAAAATGACAATGACAAAGGCAATGGTTTTTACGATAGAAAACTTGCAACACCTGTTGGCAGTCTTGAAATCTCTGTCCCTCGCACACGTACTGGTAATTTCCGACCTTCTATCCTCCCTGACCGCTACAAAAGAGTTGATAGTTCATACACTGACCTGCTTATGTCTTTAGTCGTCAATGGTTATTCCGAAAGTTCCCTTGTCCAGACTTTGAAAGCTTTGAATCTTCCATATTCCGAAAATGAAATACTAAAAATCAAAGAAGACCTTAAAAATGAGCTTCAGTTATTCAAACAAAGAGAACTACCAACAAGTGCTTTTGCTCTCATCATCGATGGTTATCATTGTGAAGTTAAGGATAATTCTAAGGTTAAACAAGCTACTTGTTATGTTGTCCTCGGTATCGACTTAGAAGGTAAAAAAGACATTTTCGGTGTCTACACTTTCTTCGGCAAAGAAAATAAGGCTGATTGGATGAAAGTATTTGAAGACTTAATTACAAGAGGGCTAAAAGAGATTCTAATTGTCATAAGTGATGACTTCCCTGGTATTATAGATGCTGTCAAACTTGCTTATCCTCTTGCTGACCATCAACTGTGTTTTGTCCACCTCCAACGTAATGTCAGAAAACATATGACAAAAGAGGATGCTTCAGCTTTTAACAAGAGTTTAGACAGACTTAGAATTTCTTCCTCCGATTTTGACGAAGCTGTACTGAAATTTAAAGAACTTTGCGATGGATACCTTTCAAAATATCCTCGATTTATTAAAGCAATATCAGAAAAAGCAGAGTTTTATCTTGCCCATATGAAATACCCTGAGGAATTAAGGAAGCATATCTACACCACAAACGCCGTTGAAAGTGTAAATAGCATGATTGAAAAGATTAGAGTAAATTCAGGTGGATACTTTCAGTCTGTTGAAGTCTTAGAAATTAATATTTACTTACAGCGAGAGAACTTACGCCGTACAAAATGGAAAAATGGAGTTCCCAGTATTAGAAAATGCATCAATAACATAACCCAACTTTACAACTTGCGTTATAAATTGGAAACACAAAATTCTTGA
- the cas2 gene encoding CRISPR-associated endonuclease Cas2 yields MFVIVTYDINEKRVNKVRKILKKYFTWVQNSVFEGEITLGKLEKCKRELLSVIEKDEDSVYFYEMEYKLVCNKKILGQEKNYDSVII; encoded by the coding sequence ATCTTTGTTATAGTAACATACGATATCAACGAAAAGAGAGTCAACAAGGTAAGAAAGATTTTAAAAAAATACTTTACATGGGTTCAAAATTCAGTTTTTGAGGGCGAAATTACACTTGGGAAGCTCGAAAAGTGCAAACGAGAACTTTTATCTGTTATAGAAAAAGATGAAGATTCAGTGTATTTTTATGAGATGGAGTACAAACTTGTATGTAACAAAAAGATTTTAGGACAGGAAAAGAACTATGACTCTGTAATAATTTAA
- a CDS encoding transposase has product MLCAFFIQKIFKFSTLTQLRAVLLNSYQLKSFCNFDTIPSISTFSRFRKIFCSEIENVFYNLAKYAQNIALEINPDLASCVIFDTTALVPMLKENNPKFIQSMLRKTKSQNPNLTSSAVYYLTYSNLPKSASASPYITRMFANGHFCYGYKFAIITNGFGLPLVITPAFCPSSDDPQDPAFSKAISDSGVKIKLCPLYN; this is encoded by the coding sequence ATGTTATGTGCTTTCTTCATCCAAAAAATCTTCAAATTCTCTACCTTAACTCAACTCCGTGCTGTCTTGCTCAACTCATACCAGCTTAAATCTTTCTGCAACTTCGATACTATACCCTCTATCTCTACATTCTCAAGATTTAGAAAAATCTTTTGCTCCGAAATCGAAAACGTCTTTTATAACCTCGCAAAATATGCTCAAAATATTGCACTTGAAATAAACCCTGACCTTGCTTCTTGCGTAATATTCGACACAACTGCCTTAGTCCCTATGCTCAAAGAAAATAACCCTAAGTTCATCCAATCTATGCTCAGAAAAACTAAATCTCAAAACCCTAACCTTACATCCTCTGCTGTGTATTATCTCACATACTCAAACCTCCCCAAATCTGCTTCTGCTTCACCTTATATTACTCGTATGTTCGCTAATGGTCATTTCTGCTATGGATACAAATTCGCTATCATCACTAATGGATTTGGTTTACCTCTTGTAATCACTCCTGCCTTCTGTCCTTCTTCTGATGACCCTCAAGACCCTGCTTTTTCTAAAGCTATCTCTGATTCGGGAGTTAAAATAAAATTGTGTCCACTGTATAATTAG